The Candidatus Edwardsbacteria bacterium genome has a segment encoding these proteins:
- the speE gene encoding polyamine aminopropyltransferase yields the protein MTVSNYYLEHWMDEMHLHGVKKTVVSTQTKYQKIDIVDTYNYGRCLFLDERMQSSERDSFIYHEALVHPPLLLHPDPQKVMIVGGGEGETLRDILKHKSVKQVVMVDIDQQLVEFCRKELPQWAGGAFKDRRSKVHYMDARAYLQKTRETFDVIIIDLTEPIEGGPSFKLYTREFYQLLNRRLSPQGLITLQAGTTRSGDTQMLTAVARTISSAFPVTRIYQVIIPSFGLPWGFILGSKGADPLVYSPDQIDALIKKRGLKKLDYYDGITHLSMFALPKFLRKDFDKQQRVITDKNLLTAKFA from the coding sequence ATGACGGTCAGCAATTATTACCTTGAACACTGGATGGACGAGATGCATCTGCACGGTGTTAAAAAAACGGTGGTCAGCACCCAGACCAAATACCAGAAGATAGACATCGTCGATACATATAATTACGGGCGCTGTCTGTTCCTTGACGAAAGGATGCAGAGTTCGGAGCGCGATTCTTTCATCTACCATGAGGCGCTGGTGCACCCCCCTCTGTTGCTGCATCCCGACCCCCAAAAGGTGATGATCGTGGGCGGCGGCGAGGGCGAGACCCTGCGCGACATCCTAAAGCACAAATCGGTCAAGCAGGTGGTGATGGTGGACATCGACCAGCAGCTGGTGGAGTTCTGCCGGAAGGAGCTGCCGCAGTGGGCCGGGGGGGCTTTCAAGGACCGCCGCTCCAAGGTGCATTATATGGATGCCCGGGCCTACCTGCAGAAGACCCGGGAGACCTTCGATGTGATAATCATCGACCTGACCGAGCCCATAGAGGGCGGGCCTTCGTTCAAGCTTTACACCCGGGAGTTCTACCAACTGCTGAACCGGCGGCTTTCGCCTCAGGGCCTGATCACCCTGCAGGCCGGCACCACCCGCAGCGGCGACACCCAGATGCTGACCGCCGTCGCCCGCACCATCTCCAGCGCCTTCCCGGTCACCAGGATATACCAGGTGATAATCCCCTCATTCGGCCTGCCCTGGGGTTTCATCCTGGGCTCCAAAGGCGCCGACCCATTGGTCTATTCCCCGGACCAGATCGATGCCCTGATTAAAAAACGGGGGCTAAAAAAACTGGATTACTATGACGGCATCACCCATTTAAGCATGTTCGCCCTGCCGAAGTTCCTGCGTAAAGATTTCGATAAACAGCAGAGGGTGATAACCGATAAGAACCTGCTGACCGCCAAGTTCGCCTAA